The following proteins come from a genomic window of Ammospiza nelsoni isolate bAmmNel1 chromosome 6, bAmmNel1.pri, whole genome shotgun sequence:
- the ASPG gene encoding 60 kDa lysophospholipase, whose amino-acid sequence MEGVAGQPRSLRRALAGPRPQELRGCSPDPTPKAEARVLVINTGGTIGMVQDVKGLAPEANKLVSSLKTMPMLHDEAYARETKLNNGHGLPENTLVLPLSKQNKRIFYTILELSPLLDSSNMTPDDWAKIAKKLEEHYEKYDGFVILHGTDTMAYTASALSFMCENLGKTIVLTGSQVPIYELQNDGRDNLLGALLMAGQFVIPEVCLYFYNKLYRGNRVTKVDAGSFNAFSSPNLPPLANAEVDITINWETVWRANTTKKFRVHTNMNRNVGLLRIFPGITAAAVRAFLQPPIEGIVLETYGSGNAPDKREDLLEELRKAAERKVVILNCTQCLRGAVKTVYATGQILADAGVIPGGDMTPEAALTKLSYTLSKGNLSWEEKKQMLSENLRGEMTVVPTGAKISLRDSKFIQVIAKSLSISSKEELEAVRDALIPPLACAAAKLGDIDAIRAIAEMGGNLSCGDYDGRTPLHIAASEGHLPLVEYLLMSGATVYARDRYGSTPLMNAIKFRHFSVINLLRETGAHLSSHDLEDVGTILCSLTAKGDLDGLYAWYLAGADLEQTGYDGRNPLQVAEATGQKEVLDFLRQKQ is encoded by the exons ATGGAGGGGGTAGCGGGACAGCCGCGCTCCCTGCGCAGAGCCCTGGCCGGGCCCCGACCCCAGGAGCTCCGCGGCTGCTCCCCGGACCCCACCCCCAAGGCCGAGGCGCGGGTGCTGGTCATCAACACGGGCGGCACCATCGGCATGGTGCAGGACGTCAAGG GGCTTGCTCCTGAGGCCAATAAATTAGTCAGCAGTTTGAAAACGATGCCGATGCTGCACGACGAGGCGTACGCGCGGGAAACGAAGCTGAACAACGGCCATGGGCTCCCCGAGAACACCCTGGTGCTCCC TCTCTCCAAGCAAAACAAGAGAATTTTTTACACAATCCTTGAGCTCTCACCACTGCTTGATTCTTCCAACATGACACCAGATGACTGGGCCAAAATTGCAAAGAAACTTGAG GAGCACTATGAGAAGTACGACGGCTTTGTGATCCTGCACGGCACTGATACCATGGCGTACACAGCTTCAGCCCTGTCCTTCATGTGTGAGAACCTGGGCAAAACTATTGTTCTGACAGGATCTCAG GTGCCCATTTATGAGCTGCAGAATGACGGCCGAGACAACCTGCTGGGGGCACTGCTGATGGCTGGGCAGTTCGTGATTCCTGAG GTGTGCctgtatttttataataaacTGTACAGGGGAAATAGGGTGACTAAGGTGGATGCTGGGAGTTTCAATGCCTTTTCCTCACCTAACCTGCCTCCACTTGCAAATGCTGAGGTTGATATTACAA TAAACTGGGAAACGGTTTGGAGAGCCAACACCACAAAGAAATTCCGAGTTCACACCAATATGAACAGGAATGTTGGACTTCTGAGGATCTTCCCAGGaatcacagctgctgct GTCAGAGCATTTCTTCAGCCTCCCATTGAGGGCATAGTACTTGAAACTTATGGCAGTGGCAATGCCCCAGACAAGAGAGAAGatctgctggaggagctgaggaaagCGGCCGAACGCAAAGTGGTGATCCTGAACTGCACGCAGTGCTTGCGTGGGGCTGTGAAAACAGTCTATGCTACAGGCCAG ATTCTTGCTGATGCTGGAGTAATTCCTGGAGGTGATATGACACCAGAGGCAGCCCTAACTAAACTGTCATACACACTCAGCAAGGGAAACCTTAGCTGGGAGGAGAAGAAGCAg ATGCTGAGTGAGAATCTAAGAGGAGAAATGACTGTTGTACCCACAGGAGCCAAGATCTCTTTGAGAGATAGCAAGTTTATTCAAGTGATTGCCAAATCTCTAAGTATCAGCAGCAAGGAG GAGTTAGAAGCTGTACGAGATGCATTAATTCCACCTTTGGCTTGTGCTGCAGCTAAACTGGGTGACATAGATGCAATAAGAGCCATAGCAGAAATG GGTGGAAACCTGAGCTGTGGAGACTACGACGGCCGAACTCCCCTGCACATTGCAGCCTCTGAAGGGCACCTGCCCTTAGTTGAGTATTTGTTGATGTCTGGTGCAACTGTTTATGCCAGAGACAGATATGGATCTACCCCTCTGATGAACGCCATCAAGTTCAG GCACTTCTCAGTGATTAACTTGCTACGAGAAACAGGAGCACACCTGTCAAGCCATGACTTGGAGGATGTTGGAACAATTCTCTGCAG